A genomic region of Numenius arquata chromosome 21, bNumArq3.hap1.1, whole genome shotgun sequence contains the following coding sequences:
- the RSPO1 gene encoding R-spondin-1 isoform X2, with protein sequence MQLGLFVVVVFLSSMDLTGSSKVVKGKRQRRISAELSQGCARGCDLCSEFNGCLRCSPKLFILLERNDIRQIGICLPSCPLGYFGLRNTDMNKCIKCKIENCESCFSRNFCTKCKEGLYLHKGRCYITCPEGYSAANGTMECSSPGKRKKKEEQGKQDNANGNRNRKDTKDAKSGTKKRKSKQRGAAVPATSASPAQ encoded by the exons ATGCAGCTTGGActgtttgtggtggtggtttttctAAGCTCAATGGATCTAACAGGCAGCAGCAAAGTGGTGAAGGGCAAGAGGCAAAGACGAA TTAGCGCCGAGCTGAGtcagggctgtgccaggggctgcGACCTGTGCTCTGAGTTCAATGGGTGCCTGAGATgttcccccaaactctttatcCTTCTGGAGAGGAATGATATCCGGCAAATTGGGATTTGCCTGCCATCTTGTCCACTGGGATACTTTGGCCTTCGCAATACAGACATGAACAAGTGCATCA aatgCAAAATTGAGAACTGTGAGTCCTGTTTCAGTCGAAACTTTTGCACAAAATGTAAGGAAGGTTTGTATTTGCACAAAGGGAGATGCTACATCACATGCCCCGAAGGCTACTCTGCTGCCAACGGCACTATGGAGTGCAGCAGTCCTG gaaaaaggaagaaaaaggaagagcaaggAAAGCAAGATAATGCGAATGGGAACAGAAATCGGAAAGACACCAAAGACGCTAAGTCTGGCAccaagaagaggaagagcaaaCAGAGGGGGGCCGCGGTCCCCGCCACGtctgccagccctgcccagtAG
- the RSPO1 gene encoding R-spondin-1 isoform X1: MQLGLFVVVVFLSSMDLTGSSKVVKGKRQRRISAELSQGCARGCDLCSEFNGCLRCSPKLFILLERNDIRQIGICLPSCPLGYFGLRNTDMNKCIKCKIENCESCFSRNFCTKCKEGLYLHKGRCYITCPEGYSAANGTMECSSPAQCEMSEWGPWGPCSKKRKLCGFKKGNEDRTRRILQAPSGDVSLCPPTTEVRRCTMQKSQCPEGKRKKKEEQGKQDNANGNRNRKDTKDAKSGTKKRKSKQRGAAVPATSASPAQ; the protein is encoded by the exons ATGCAGCTTGGActgtttgtggtggtggtttttctAAGCTCAATGGATCTAACAGGCAGCAGCAAAGTGGTGAAGGGCAAGAGGCAAAGACGAA TTAGCGCCGAGCTGAGtcagggctgtgccaggggctgcGACCTGTGCTCTGAGTTCAATGGGTGCCTGAGATgttcccccaaactctttatcCTTCTGGAGAGGAATGATATCCGGCAAATTGGGATTTGCCTGCCATCTTGTCCACTGGGATACTTTGGCCTTCGCAATACAGACATGAACAAGTGCATCA aatgCAAAATTGAGAACTGTGAGTCCTGTTTCAGTCGAAACTTTTGCACAAAATGTAAGGAAGGTTTGTATTTGCACAAAGGGAGATGCTACATCACATGCCCCGAAGGCTACTCTGCTGCCAACGGCACTATGGAGTGCAGCAGTCCTG CACAATGTGAAATGAGTGAGTGGGGGCCCTGGGGACCCTGCTCCAAGAAGAGGAAGCTCTGTGGCTtcaagaagggcaacgaagaccGAACGCGGCGGATCCTGCAGGCTCCCTCTGGAGACGTGTCCCTGTGTCCTCCCACCACAGAGGTGCGGCGATGCACCATGCAGAAGAGCCAGTGCCCCGAAG gaaaaaggaagaaaaaggaagagcaaggAAAGCAAGATAATGCGAATGGGAACAGAAATCGGAAAGACACCAAAGACGCTAAGTCTGGCAccaagaagaggaagagcaaaCAGAGGGGGGCCGCGGTCCCCGCCACGtctgccagccctgcccagtAG